The Ictidomys tridecemlineatus isolate mIctTri1 chromosome 6, mIctTri1.hap1, whole genome shotgun sequence genome includes a region encoding these proteins:
- the Rasa3 gene encoding ras GTPase-activating protein 3 isoform X2 has product MRDCYCTVNLDQEEVFRTKVVEKSLCPFYGEDFYCEIPRSFRHLSFYIFDRDVFRRDSIIGKVAIQKEDLQKYHNRDTWFQLQHVDADSEVQGKVHLELRLSEVITDTGVVCHKLAARILECQGLPIVNGQCDPYATVTLAGPFRSEAKKTKVRKRTNNPQFDEVFYFEVTRPCSYSKKSHFDFEEEDVDKLEIRVDLWNASNLKFGDEFLGELRIPLKVLRQSSPHEAWYFLQPRDNGSKSLKPDDLGSLRLNVVYTEDHVFSSDYYRPLRDLLLKSADVEPVSASAAHILGEVCREKQEAAIPLVRLLLHYGRVVPFISAIASAEVKRTQDPNTIFRGNSLASKCIDETMKLAGMHYLHVTLKPTIEEICQSHRCCEIDPVKLRDGENLESNMESLRHYVDRVFTVITKSGVSCPTVMCDIFFSLREAAAKRFQDDLDVRYTAVSSFIFLRFFAPAILSPNLFQLTPHHTDPQTSRTLTLISKTIQTLGSLSKSKSASFKESYMATFYEFFNEQKYADAVKNFLDLISSSGRRDPKSVEQPILLKEGFMIKRAQGRKRFGMKNFKKRWFRLTNHEFTYQKSKGDQPLCSIPIENILAVERLEEESFRMKNMFQVIQPERALYIQASNCVEARDWIDILTKVSQCNQARLTVFHPSAYLNGHWLCCRASSDTAAGCTPCTGGLPANIQLDIDGDRETERIYSLFNLYMGKLEKMQEACGSKSVYDGPEQEEYSTFLIDDPQETYKTLKQVIAGVGALEQEHAQYRRDKFKKTRYGSQEHPIGDKSFQNYIRQQSEISAHSI; this is encoded by the exons CCCCTTTTATGGAGAAGACTTTTACTGTGAAATTCCTCGAAGTTTCCGTCATCTGTCATTCTACATTTTTGATAGAGATGTTTTCCGGAGGGATTCCATCATAG GGAAGGTGGCCATCCAGAAAGAGGACCTGCAGAAGTACCACAACAGGGACACCTGGTTCCAGCTGCAGCATGTGGATGCTGACTCGGAAGTGCAG GGGAAGGTCCACCTGGAGCTGAGGCTGAGCGAGGTCATCACCGACACGGGCGTCGTCTGCCACAAGCTCGCTGCACG CATCCTCGAGTGCCAAGGCCTGCCCATAGTGAACGGGCAGTGCGACCCCTATGCCACCGTGACACTGGCCGGACCCTTCAG ATCAGAAGCCAAGAAGACGAAAGTGAGAAAGAGGACCAACAACCCCCAGTTTGACGAAGTGTTTTACTTTGAG GTCACCAGACCCTGCAGCTACAGCAAAAAATCTCACTTTGATTTTGAGGAGGAAGACGTGGACAAACTTGAAATTCG CGTCGACCTCTGGAACGCCAGCAACCTCAAGTTTGGAGACGAGTTTCTGGGGGAACTGAGGATCCCACTCAAAGTTCTGCGACAGTCCAGCCCCCATGAGGCATG GTACTTCCTCCAGCCTCGAGACAATGGCAGCAAGAGCCTGAAGCCAGACGACCTGGGGTCCCTGAGGCTGAACGTGGTCTACACGGAGGACCACGTCTTTTCTTCTGACTACTACAGGCCCCTGCGGGACCTACTGCTGAAGTCTGCGGACGTGGAG CCTGTGTCTGCGTCAGCGGCCCACATCCTGGGCGAGGTGTGCAGAGAAAAGCAGGAGGCAGCCATCCCGCTGGTGCGGCTCCTGCTGCACTACGGCAGGGTGGTGCCCTTCATCAGTGCCATCGCCAGCGCAGAGGTGAAGAGGACCCA GGATCCCAACACCATCTTCCGGGGAAACTCGCTGGCGTCCAAGTGCATAGACGAGACCATGAAGCTGGCGGGCATGCACTACCTGCACGTCACCCTGAAGCCCACCATAGAGGAG ATATGCCAGAGCCACAGGTGCTGTGAGATCGACCCCGTGAAGCTGAGGGACGGCGAGAACCTCGAGAGCAACATG GAGAGCCTGCGGCACTACGTGGACCGCGTCTTCACCGTCATCACCAAGTCAGGGGTGAGCTGCCCCACCGTCATGTGTGACATCTTCTTCTCCCTGAGAGAGGCTGCCGCCAAGCGCTTCCAGG ATGACCTGGACGTGCGGTACACAGCCGTGAGCAGCTTCATTTTCCTGCGGTTCTTTGCTCCTGCCATCCTCTCCCCCAACCTCTTCCAGCTGACACCTCATCACACG GACCCACAGACGTCAAGAACCCTGACACTTATCTCCAAGACCATCCAGACTCTCGGCAGCTTGTCCAAGTCCAAGTCT GCCAGTTTTAAGGAGTCGTACATGGCGACCTTCTATGAGTTCTTCAACGAGCAGAAGTACGCAGATGCGGTGAAGAAC TTCTTGGATCTGATTTCATCCTCTGGGAGGAGGGACCCCAAGAGTGTGGAGCAGCCCATCCTGCTCAAGGAAGG GTTCATGATCAAGAGGGCGCAGGGGAGAAAACGCTTTGGGATGAAGAACTTCAAGAAGAGGTGGTTTCGCCTGACCAACCACGAGTTCACCTACCAGAAGAGCAAAG GAGACCAGCCCCTCTGCAGCATCCCCATCGAGAACATCCTGGCCGTggagaggctggaggaggagTCCTTCCGGATGAAAAAC ATGTTCCAGGTCATCCAGCCGGAGCGTGCGCTGTACATCCAGGCCAGCAACTGTGTGGAGGCCAGGGACTGGATCGACATCCTCACCAAGGTGAGCCAGTGCAACCAGGCACGCCTCACCGTCTTCCACCCGTCTGCCTACCTGAACGGCCACTGGCTGTGCTGCAGGGCCTCCTCCGACACTGCCGCCGGCTGCACCCCCTGCACTGG TGGCCTCCCAGCAAACATCCAGCTGGACATTGACGGGGACCGGGAGACGGAGCGCATCTACTCTTTGTTCAACCTGTACATGGGCAAGCTGGAGAAGATGCAAG AGGCCTGTGGGAGCAAGTCTGTGTACGACGGCCCCGAGCAGGAGGAGTACTCCACGTTCCTCATTGACGACCCCCAGGAGACCTACAAGACACTGAAGCAGGTCATCGCAGGCGTGGGGGCCCTGGAGCAGGAGCACGCGCAGTACAGGAGGGACAAGTTCAAGAAGACCAGATACGGGAGTCA GGAGCACCCCATTGGAGACAAGAGTTTCCAGAACTACATCCGACAACAGTCCGAGATCTCCGCCCATTCCATTTGA
- the Rasa3 gene encoding ras GTPase-activating protein 3 isoform X1, whose translation MAVEEEGLRVFQSVRIKIGEAKNLPSYPGPNKMRDCYCTVNLDQEEVFRTKVVEKSLCPFYGEDFYCEIPRSFRHLSFYIFDRDVFRRDSIIGKVAIQKEDLQKYHNRDTWFQLQHVDADSEVQGKVHLELRLSEVITDTGVVCHKLAARILECQGLPIVNGQCDPYATVTLAGPFRSEAKKTKVRKRTNNPQFDEVFYFEVTRPCSYSKKSHFDFEEEDVDKLEIRVDLWNASNLKFGDEFLGELRIPLKVLRQSSPHEAWYFLQPRDNGSKSLKPDDLGSLRLNVVYTEDHVFSSDYYRPLRDLLLKSADVEPVSASAAHILGEVCREKQEAAIPLVRLLLHYGRVVPFISAIASAEVKRTQDPNTIFRGNSLASKCIDETMKLAGMHYLHVTLKPTIEEICQSHRCCEIDPVKLRDGENLESNMESLRHYVDRVFTVITKSGVSCPTVMCDIFFSLREAAAKRFQDDLDVRYTAVSSFIFLRFFAPAILSPNLFQLTPHHTDPQTSRTLTLISKTIQTLGSLSKSKSASFKESYMATFYEFFNEQKYADAVKNFLDLISSSGRRDPKSVEQPILLKEGFMIKRAQGRKRFGMKNFKKRWFRLTNHEFTYQKSKGDQPLCSIPIENILAVERLEEESFRMKNMFQVIQPERALYIQASNCVEARDWIDILTKVSQCNQARLTVFHPSAYLNGHWLCCRASSDTAAGCTPCTGGLPANIQLDIDGDRETERIYSLFNLYMGKLEKMQEACGSKSVYDGPEQEEYSTFLIDDPQETYKTLKQVIAGVGALEQEHAQYRRDKFKKTRYGSQEHPIGDKSFQNYIRQQSEISAHSI comes from the exons CCCCTTTTATGGAGAAGACTTTTACTGTGAAATTCCTCGAAGTTTCCGTCATCTGTCATTCTACATTTTTGATAGAGATGTTTTCCGGAGGGATTCCATCATAG GGAAGGTGGCCATCCAGAAAGAGGACCTGCAGAAGTACCACAACAGGGACACCTGGTTCCAGCTGCAGCATGTGGATGCTGACTCGGAAGTGCAG GGGAAGGTCCACCTGGAGCTGAGGCTGAGCGAGGTCATCACCGACACGGGCGTCGTCTGCCACAAGCTCGCTGCACG CATCCTCGAGTGCCAAGGCCTGCCCATAGTGAACGGGCAGTGCGACCCCTATGCCACCGTGACACTGGCCGGACCCTTCAG ATCAGAAGCCAAGAAGACGAAAGTGAGAAAGAGGACCAACAACCCCCAGTTTGACGAAGTGTTTTACTTTGAG GTCACCAGACCCTGCAGCTACAGCAAAAAATCTCACTTTGATTTTGAGGAGGAAGACGTGGACAAACTTGAAATTCG CGTCGACCTCTGGAACGCCAGCAACCTCAAGTTTGGAGACGAGTTTCTGGGGGAACTGAGGATCCCACTCAAAGTTCTGCGACAGTCCAGCCCCCATGAGGCATG GTACTTCCTCCAGCCTCGAGACAATGGCAGCAAGAGCCTGAAGCCAGACGACCTGGGGTCCCTGAGGCTGAACGTGGTCTACACGGAGGACCACGTCTTTTCTTCTGACTACTACAGGCCCCTGCGGGACCTACTGCTGAAGTCTGCGGACGTGGAG CCTGTGTCTGCGTCAGCGGCCCACATCCTGGGCGAGGTGTGCAGAGAAAAGCAGGAGGCAGCCATCCCGCTGGTGCGGCTCCTGCTGCACTACGGCAGGGTGGTGCCCTTCATCAGTGCCATCGCCAGCGCAGAGGTGAAGAGGACCCA GGATCCCAACACCATCTTCCGGGGAAACTCGCTGGCGTCCAAGTGCATAGACGAGACCATGAAGCTGGCGGGCATGCACTACCTGCACGTCACCCTGAAGCCCACCATAGAGGAG ATATGCCAGAGCCACAGGTGCTGTGAGATCGACCCCGTGAAGCTGAGGGACGGCGAGAACCTCGAGAGCAACATG GAGAGCCTGCGGCACTACGTGGACCGCGTCTTCACCGTCATCACCAAGTCAGGGGTGAGCTGCCCCACCGTCATGTGTGACATCTTCTTCTCCCTGAGAGAGGCTGCCGCCAAGCGCTTCCAGG ATGACCTGGACGTGCGGTACACAGCCGTGAGCAGCTTCATTTTCCTGCGGTTCTTTGCTCCTGCCATCCTCTCCCCCAACCTCTTCCAGCTGACACCTCATCACACG GACCCACAGACGTCAAGAACCCTGACACTTATCTCCAAGACCATCCAGACTCTCGGCAGCTTGTCCAAGTCCAAGTCT GCCAGTTTTAAGGAGTCGTACATGGCGACCTTCTATGAGTTCTTCAACGAGCAGAAGTACGCAGATGCGGTGAAGAAC TTCTTGGATCTGATTTCATCCTCTGGGAGGAGGGACCCCAAGAGTGTGGAGCAGCCCATCCTGCTCAAGGAAGG GTTCATGATCAAGAGGGCGCAGGGGAGAAAACGCTTTGGGATGAAGAACTTCAAGAAGAGGTGGTTTCGCCTGACCAACCACGAGTTCACCTACCAGAAGAGCAAAG GAGACCAGCCCCTCTGCAGCATCCCCATCGAGAACATCCTGGCCGTggagaggctggaggaggagTCCTTCCGGATGAAAAAC ATGTTCCAGGTCATCCAGCCGGAGCGTGCGCTGTACATCCAGGCCAGCAACTGTGTGGAGGCCAGGGACTGGATCGACATCCTCACCAAGGTGAGCCAGTGCAACCAGGCACGCCTCACCGTCTTCCACCCGTCTGCCTACCTGAACGGCCACTGGCTGTGCTGCAGGGCCTCCTCCGACACTGCCGCCGGCTGCACCCCCTGCACTGG TGGCCTCCCAGCAAACATCCAGCTGGACATTGACGGGGACCGGGAGACGGAGCGCATCTACTCTTTGTTCAACCTGTACATGGGCAAGCTGGAGAAGATGCAAG AGGCCTGTGGGAGCAAGTCTGTGTACGACGGCCCCGAGCAGGAGGAGTACTCCACGTTCCTCATTGACGACCCCCAGGAGACCTACAAGACACTGAAGCAGGTCATCGCAGGCGTGGGGGCCCTGGAGCAGGAGCACGCGCAGTACAGGAGGGACAAGTTCAAGAAGACCAGATACGGGAGTCA GGAGCACCCCATTGGAGACAAGAGTTTCCAGAACTACATCCGACAACAGTCCGAGATCTCCGCCCATTCCATTTGA
- the Rasa3 gene encoding ras GTPase-activating protein 3 isoform X3, producing the protein MSAGSCAPQWRPHSPFYGEDFYCEIPRSFRHLSFYIFDRDVFRRDSIIGKVAIQKEDLQKYHNRDTWFQLQHVDADSEVQGKVHLELRLSEVITDTGVVCHKLAARILECQGLPIVNGQCDPYATVTLAGPFRSEAKKTKVRKRTNNPQFDEVFYFEVTRPCSYSKKSHFDFEEEDVDKLEIRVDLWNASNLKFGDEFLGELRIPLKVLRQSSPHEAWYFLQPRDNGSKSLKPDDLGSLRLNVVYTEDHVFSSDYYRPLRDLLLKSADVEPVSASAAHILGEVCREKQEAAIPLVRLLLHYGRVVPFISAIASAEVKRTQDPNTIFRGNSLASKCIDETMKLAGMHYLHVTLKPTIEEICQSHRCCEIDPVKLRDGENLESNMESLRHYVDRVFTVITKSGVSCPTVMCDIFFSLREAAAKRFQDDLDVRYTAVSSFIFLRFFAPAILSPNLFQLTPHHTDPQTSRTLTLISKTIQTLGSLSKSKSASFKESYMATFYEFFNEQKYADAVKNFLDLISSSGRRDPKSVEQPILLKEGFMIKRAQGRKRFGMKNFKKRWFRLTNHEFTYQKSKGDQPLCSIPIENILAVERLEEESFRMKNMFQVIQPERALYIQASNCVEARDWIDILTKVSQCNQARLTVFHPSAYLNGHWLCCRASSDTAAGCTPCTGGLPANIQLDIDGDRETERIYSLFNLYMGKLEKMQEACGSKSVYDGPEQEEYSTFLIDDPQETYKTLKQVIAGVGALEQEHAQYRRDKFKKTRYGSQEHPIGDKSFQNYIRQQSEISAHSI; encoded by the exons ATGTCAGCCGGAAGCTGCGCTCCGCAGTGGAGACCCCACAG CCCCTTTTATGGAGAAGACTTTTACTGTGAAATTCCTCGAAGTTTCCGTCATCTGTCATTCTACATTTTTGATAGAGATGTTTTCCGGAGGGATTCCATCATAG GGAAGGTGGCCATCCAGAAAGAGGACCTGCAGAAGTACCACAACAGGGACACCTGGTTCCAGCTGCAGCATGTGGATGCTGACTCGGAAGTGCAG GGGAAGGTCCACCTGGAGCTGAGGCTGAGCGAGGTCATCACCGACACGGGCGTCGTCTGCCACAAGCTCGCTGCACG CATCCTCGAGTGCCAAGGCCTGCCCATAGTGAACGGGCAGTGCGACCCCTATGCCACCGTGACACTGGCCGGACCCTTCAG ATCAGAAGCCAAGAAGACGAAAGTGAGAAAGAGGACCAACAACCCCCAGTTTGACGAAGTGTTTTACTTTGAG GTCACCAGACCCTGCAGCTACAGCAAAAAATCTCACTTTGATTTTGAGGAGGAAGACGTGGACAAACTTGAAATTCG CGTCGACCTCTGGAACGCCAGCAACCTCAAGTTTGGAGACGAGTTTCTGGGGGAACTGAGGATCCCACTCAAAGTTCTGCGACAGTCCAGCCCCCATGAGGCATG GTACTTCCTCCAGCCTCGAGACAATGGCAGCAAGAGCCTGAAGCCAGACGACCTGGGGTCCCTGAGGCTGAACGTGGTCTACACGGAGGACCACGTCTTTTCTTCTGACTACTACAGGCCCCTGCGGGACCTACTGCTGAAGTCTGCGGACGTGGAG CCTGTGTCTGCGTCAGCGGCCCACATCCTGGGCGAGGTGTGCAGAGAAAAGCAGGAGGCAGCCATCCCGCTGGTGCGGCTCCTGCTGCACTACGGCAGGGTGGTGCCCTTCATCAGTGCCATCGCCAGCGCAGAGGTGAAGAGGACCCA GGATCCCAACACCATCTTCCGGGGAAACTCGCTGGCGTCCAAGTGCATAGACGAGACCATGAAGCTGGCGGGCATGCACTACCTGCACGTCACCCTGAAGCCCACCATAGAGGAG ATATGCCAGAGCCACAGGTGCTGTGAGATCGACCCCGTGAAGCTGAGGGACGGCGAGAACCTCGAGAGCAACATG GAGAGCCTGCGGCACTACGTGGACCGCGTCTTCACCGTCATCACCAAGTCAGGGGTGAGCTGCCCCACCGTCATGTGTGACATCTTCTTCTCCCTGAGAGAGGCTGCCGCCAAGCGCTTCCAGG ATGACCTGGACGTGCGGTACACAGCCGTGAGCAGCTTCATTTTCCTGCGGTTCTTTGCTCCTGCCATCCTCTCCCCCAACCTCTTCCAGCTGACACCTCATCACACG GACCCACAGACGTCAAGAACCCTGACACTTATCTCCAAGACCATCCAGACTCTCGGCAGCTTGTCCAAGTCCAAGTCT GCCAGTTTTAAGGAGTCGTACATGGCGACCTTCTATGAGTTCTTCAACGAGCAGAAGTACGCAGATGCGGTGAAGAAC TTCTTGGATCTGATTTCATCCTCTGGGAGGAGGGACCCCAAGAGTGTGGAGCAGCCCATCCTGCTCAAGGAAGG GTTCATGATCAAGAGGGCGCAGGGGAGAAAACGCTTTGGGATGAAGAACTTCAAGAAGAGGTGGTTTCGCCTGACCAACCACGAGTTCACCTACCAGAAGAGCAAAG GAGACCAGCCCCTCTGCAGCATCCCCATCGAGAACATCCTGGCCGTggagaggctggaggaggagTCCTTCCGGATGAAAAAC ATGTTCCAGGTCATCCAGCCGGAGCGTGCGCTGTACATCCAGGCCAGCAACTGTGTGGAGGCCAGGGACTGGATCGACATCCTCACCAAGGTGAGCCAGTGCAACCAGGCACGCCTCACCGTCTTCCACCCGTCTGCCTACCTGAACGGCCACTGGCTGTGCTGCAGGGCCTCCTCCGACACTGCCGCCGGCTGCACCCCCTGCACTGG TGGCCTCCCAGCAAACATCCAGCTGGACATTGACGGGGACCGGGAGACGGAGCGCATCTACTCTTTGTTCAACCTGTACATGGGCAAGCTGGAGAAGATGCAAG AGGCCTGTGGGAGCAAGTCTGTGTACGACGGCCCCGAGCAGGAGGAGTACTCCACGTTCCTCATTGACGACCCCCAGGAGACCTACAAGACACTGAAGCAGGTCATCGCAGGCGTGGGGGCCCTGGAGCAGGAGCACGCGCAGTACAGGAGGGACAAGTTCAAGAAGACCAGATACGGGAGTCA GGAGCACCCCATTGGAGACAAGAGTTTCCAGAACTACATCCGACAACAGTCCGAGATCTCCGCCCATTCCATTTGA